One window from the genome of Desulforamulus ruminis DSM 2154 encodes:
- a CDS encoding response regulator: MKNTLDVLIVDDQAGVRYLLEILVKESGHNAYTAQNGVEAVEKVQIIKPDLIFMDVRMPVMGGLEALGNIKRISPNTEVVMMTAYSSEDTAAVALQKGALKCMSKPFDVEEIKALLENFVWNSDPYEQACLENYA; this comes from the coding sequence ATGAAAAATACCCTTGATGTTTTGATAGTGGACGATCAGGCAGGCGTTCGATATCTTCTGGAAATACTGGTCAAAGAATCAGGTCATAATGCTTATACCGCGCAAAATGGTGTTGAAGCAGTGGAAAAAGTTCAAATTATTAAACCGGATCTAATTTTTATGGATGTTCGCATGCCGGTAATGGGTGGGCTTGAAGCACTGGGAAACATTAAGAGAATATCACCGAATACCGAGGTAGTCATGATGACGGCTTACAGTTCTGAGGATACGGCCGCCGTGGCCCTGCAAAAGGGTGCGTTGAAGTGTATGAGCAAACCTTTTGATGTTGAGGAGATTAAAGCCTTACTAGAGAATTTTGTCTGGAATTCCGATCCTTATGAACAGGCCTGTTTGGAAAACTATGCCTAA
- the ilvN gene encoding acetolactate synthase small subunit: protein MRHSLAVLVLNKPGVLARISGLLSRRMFNIESIAAGYTEDPNITRITLVVQGDDHILYQVVKQLSKLVDVIKIHELAVSDSINRELALIKVRADDPSRRADIVNIVDIFRASVVDVNRETMVIELTGTEEKIDALCGVLGEHGIVEMVRTGKICLDRGPGAAKDPSDSSLT, encoded by the coding sequence GTGCGACATAGTTTGGCCGTGCTGGTATTAAATAAACCCGGGGTACTGGCGAGGATTTCGGGATTGCTGAGTCGCCGCATGTTTAATATTGAAAGCATTGCAGCCGGATATACCGAGGATCCCAATATTACCCGCATCACCCTGGTTGTTCAGGGAGATGACCACATCCTATACCAGGTGGTCAAGCAGTTGAGCAAACTGGTGGATGTTATAAAAATCCACGAGTTGGCTGTTTCGGACTCCATTAACCGGGAACTGGCGCTAATTAAAGTAAGGGCGGACGATCCCAGCCGCCGGGCGGATATTGTCAATATTGTAGACATATTCCGGGCCAGTGTGGTGGATGTGAACCGGGAGACCATGGTGATTGAACTCACCGGTACCGAGGAAAAAATTGATGCCCTGTGCGGGGTACTGGGAGAGCACGGCATTGTAGAAATGGTGCGGACCGGGAAGATCTGTCTGGATCGTGGACCTGGAGCTGCCAAAGATCCTTCTGATAGTAGTTTGACATAA
- the tsaE gene encoding tRNA (adenosine(37)-N6)-threonylcarbamoyltransferase complex ATPase subunit type 1 TsaE, which translates to MENIVAQREPLMVETFSPAGTAALGEKLAPLLQAGDILCLNGDLGAGKTSFSQGVALGLGVRDHVTSPTFTLINEYQGRLPLYHFDVYRLEVPEDMEDLGYEEYFYGSGVCLIEWANKIEPLLPRERLVITLTREETAEDRRRITFSPLGERYQPLVEELSKLVRTGN; encoded by the coding sequence ATGGAAAATATTGTAGCACAGAGAGAACCACTGATGGTTGAAACCTTTTCCCCGGCAGGGACGGCTGCCCTGGGGGAAAAACTGGCTCCACTCCTGCAAGCTGGAGATATCCTTTGCCTCAATGGCGATCTGGGAGCCGGCAAGACCTCCTTTTCCCAAGGAGTTGCCTTGGGGCTGGGGGTGAGGGACCACGTAACCAGTCCTACCTTTACCTTAATTAATGAATACCAAGGCCGGTTGCCTTTGTATCACTTTGATGTCTATCGTCTTGAAGTTCCGGAAGACATGGAGGATCTGGGCTATGAGGAATATTTTTATGGCTCGGGTGTATGTCTTATTGAGTGGGCCAACAAGATTGAGCCCTTACTGCCCCGGGAACGATTGGTGATAACCCTAACCAGGGAAGAGACGGCGGAGGACCGCAGAAGGATCACCTTTTCCCCCTTAGGAGAACGGTATCAACCGCTGGTGGAGGAGTTGAGCAAACTTGTTCGTACTGGGAATTGA
- the tsaD gene encoding tRNA (adenosine(37)-N6)-threonylcarbamoyltransferase complex transferase subunit TsaD, protein MSITVLGIETSCDETSAAILVDGVDLRSNIIASQIDTHKKFGGVVPEVASRKHLENVNPVILEALDKAGATLADLDAVAVTYGPGLVGALLVGVAAAKALAYALDIPLIGVNHLEGHISANFLVRPELEFPLLCLVVSGGHTDLVYMPHRGSYQLLGRTRDDAAGEAFDKVARAMGLGYPGGPLIDKLSKEGDPNAIKLPRAFLEEGSLDFSFSGLKSAVLNYLNRAGQRKEEVNKADLAASFQRAVVEVLVEKTFIAAQGCGVKTIMLAGGVAANRSLRERLLLRAAEAGCRVVFPPLDLCTDNAAMIACAGYYKYLRSDFAGLTLNAVPGLALGQDQYEGPENQGQMSLESRHKEKKI, encoded by the coding sequence ATGAGCATAACCGTTCTAGGCATTGAAACATCCTGTGATGAAACCTCTGCGGCCATACTGGTGGACGGGGTGGATTTGCGATCCAATATCATTGCCTCTCAGATTGATACACATAAAAAATTTGGCGGTGTGGTTCCCGAGGTGGCTTCCCGGAAGCACCTGGAAAATGTGAACCCGGTTATCCTGGAAGCGCTGGACAAAGCCGGTGCGACCCTGGCTGATCTGGATGCTGTGGCGGTAACTTACGGGCCCGGCCTGGTAGGGGCCCTGCTGGTGGGTGTGGCAGCGGCCAAAGCGCTGGCCTATGCGCTGGACATTCCGCTGATTGGCGTTAACCACCTGGAAGGTCATATTTCAGCCAATTTTCTGGTTCGTCCGGAGCTGGAATTTCCTTTGCTTTGCCTGGTGGTTTCCGGGGGACACACGGACCTGGTTTACATGCCTCACCGGGGAAGTTACCAGCTTCTTGGGCGTACCCGGGATGATGCGGCCGGAGAGGCTTTTGACAAAGTAGCCAGGGCCATGGGGCTGGGTTACCCCGGAGGCCCCCTGATTGATAAACTGTCCAAGGAAGGAGACCCCAACGCCATAAAGCTTCCCCGGGCATTTCTCGAGGAGGGAAGCTTGGATTTCAGCTTCAGCGGCCTCAAATCGGCGGTGCTCAACTATTTAAACCGGGCCGGCCAGCGAAAAGAAGAAGTGAACAAGGCCGATCTTGCCGCCAGCTTCCAGCGGGCGGTGGTGGAAGTTTTGGTAGAGAAGACCTTTATCGCTGCCCAGGGCTGCGGGGTGAAAACCATTATGCTGGCGGGAGGTGTGGCAGCCAACCGGAGCCTGCGGGAACGGCTGCTGCTAAGGGCGGCAGAGGCGGGCTGCCGGGTGGTCTTTCCACCCTTGGACCTGTGTACCGATAATGCGGCTATGATTGCCTGTGCCGGTTACTATAAATACTTGAGAAGTGATTTTGCCGGTTTAACCCTGAACGCAGTTCCGGGTTTAGCCCTTGGGCAGGATCAGTATGAGGGACCGGAGAATCAGGGACAAATGTCCTTGGAAAGTAGACATAAAGAGAAGAAAATTTGA
- the rimI gene encoding ribosomal protein S18-alanine N-acetyltransferase, whose amino-acid sequence MSYQLVDMIPEHIPAVLQIEQISFPTPWSQQAFTYEITNNHFAHYLVALQGEEVAGYAGMWMVLDEAHITNVAVHPEHRGKKLGQALMCEMMRRAVLRGAVRMTLEVRPSNTVARELYKKLGFKEKGLRKRYYTDTNEDAIIMWVDLSGGDSASASGDNLQHPEKTGGKDEHNRSRH is encoded by the coding sequence ATGAGTTATCAACTGGTGGATATGATCCCGGAGCATATTCCCGCAGTGTTGCAGATTGAACAAATTTCTTTTCCTACTCCCTGGTCCCAGCAGGCCTTTACTTATGAAATAACCAACAATCATTTTGCCCATTATTTGGTTGCCCTGCAGGGGGAGGAAGTAGCCGGCTATGCCGGCATGTGGATGGTGCTGGATGAAGCCCATATCACCAATGTGGCGGTTCACCCGGAGCACCGGGGGAAGAAGCTGGGGCAGGCCTTGATGTGCGAAATGATGAGAAGGGCCGTCTTAAGGGGGGCGGTTCGCATGACCCTGGAGGTAAGGCCCTCCAACACAGTGGCCCGGGAATTGTATAAAAAGCTGGGTTTTAAGGAAAAGGGACTTCGCAAGCGTTATTATACGGATACCAACGAGGATGCCATTATTATGTGGGTTGATTTAAGCGGCGGGGACAGTGCTTCCGCGTCCGGCGACAACCTGCAGCATCCAGAAAAGACCGGAGGAAAAGATGAGCATAACCGTTCTAGGCATTGA
- the tsaB gene encoding tRNA (adenosine(37)-N6)-threonylcarbamoyltransferase complex dimerization subunit type 1 TsaB translates to MFVLGIEAATPVAGVAVVEKGRIMAERLVNNRRTHSVNLLPMIKAVIEESGITPAQINGIAVSSGPGSFTGLRIGMTTAKTLALVWQVPIIGVSTLEALALPLAARGQVVCPILNARKNEVYAAIYKGTADRPQLLLGPLAVSIKELAHGLEAWAGAVTFLGDGVPEFKEQLLQLLGERALFAPQSALLPRGGAVAELGYLELARHGGMTPLALTPEYIRPSEAEVKLSAQCNKVGE, encoded by the coding sequence TTGTTCGTACTGGGAATTGAAGCAGCCACACCGGTGGCCGGGGTGGCTGTTGTGGAGAAGGGCAGGATTATGGCCGAACGATTGGTCAACAACCGCCGTACTCATTCCGTTAACTTGCTGCCCATGATCAAAGCAGTGATTGAAGAGTCCGGAATTACCCCTGCTCAAATTAACGGCATTGCCGTGTCCTCAGGGCCGGGTTCCTTTACCGGGCTTCGTATTGGCATGACTACGGCAAAAACCCTGGCACTGGTTTGGCAGGTTCCGATCATCGGGGTATCCACCCTGGAGGCTCTGGCCCTGCCGCTGGCGGCCCGGGGACAGGTGGTTTGTCCTATTCTAAACGCAAGGAAGAATGAGGTTTATGCCGCTATCTATAAAGGCACCGCAGACCGACCTCAATTGCTGCTGGGTCCCCTGGCAGTGAGCATCAAAGAACTGGCGCATGGGCTGGAAGCATGGGCTGGCGCCGTTACCTTCCTGGGTGACGGGGTACCCGAATTTAAGGAGCAGCTCCTGCAATTGCTGGGGGAGCGGGCTCTGTTTGCGCCTCAGTCGGCTCTGCTGCCCAGAGGGGGCGCGGTAGCTGAGCTGGGCTACCTTGAGTTGGCCCGCCATGGAGGCATGACGCCTTTGGCATTGACTCCCGAATACATTCGACCTTCCGAAGCGGAAGTGAAATTATCGGCCCAATGTAACAAAGTAGGTGAATAA
- a CDS encoding type II toxin-antitoxin system PemK/MazF family toxin yields the protein MQVRRGDVFFADLSPVVGSEQGGIRPVLILQNDIGNQYSPTTIIAAITSQIAKAKLPTHVEIQAKVSGLEKDSVILLEQLRTIDKSRLFEKVSALNDELMIRVNRAVEISLGLVDI from the coding sequence ATGCAAGTCCGGCGAGGGGATGTTTTCTTTGCTGACCTCAGTCCAGTGGTCGGCTCGGAACAAGGGGGCATTAGGCCGGTACTGATCTTACAAAATGATATAGGAAATCAGTACAGTCCTACCACCATCATTGCAGCTATTACCTCACAAATTGCCAAGGCTAAACTTCCAACCCACGTGGAGATTCAGGCAAAGGTCAGTGGTTTGGAAAAGGACTCGGTAATCCTCCTTGAACAACTTAGAACCATTGATAAAAGCAGGCTTTTTGAGAAGGTCTCCGCTTTGAATGATGAACTGATGATCCGAGTCAACCGGGCTGTGGAGATCAGTCTAGGACTTGTGGACATTTAG
- a CDS encoding CopG family ribbon-helix-helix protein has protein sequence MAQAQVRRIMISLPDSLLAEVDDIVEAERVNRSEFIREAMKLYIAERKRQILREQMKKGYLEMARLNLALALEYQKIEVVTTGYELAKAEG, from the coding sequence GTGGCTCAGGCACAGGTTAGACGAATTATGATTAGCCTACCCGACAGTTTGCTGGCGGAGGTAGACGATATTGTCGAGGCAGAAAGGGTTAACCGCAGCGAGTTTATCAGAGAGGCTATGAAGCTCTATATTGCTGAAAGGAAGCGCCAAATTCTGCGGGAACAGATGAAAAAAGGCTACCTGGAAATGGCTAGATTAAATCTGGCTCTGGCCCTGGAGTATCAAAAAATTGAGGTCGTTACCACTGGTTATGAGCTCGCTAAAGCGGAGGGATAA
- a CDS encoding rhomboid family intramembrane serine protease — translation MEVGPTIPLKDDIPSRRFPIVTVAIIFLNTLVWIYEVSLGPYMDHLIYAFGATPSELFHYTLPGQLFILTSAMFLHGGWMHFLGNMLYLWVFGDNVEDRLGRFRFLLFYLLTGYIATLAHVWSDPASPVPLIGASGAIAGVLGGYFVLFPRARVLTLLPIFIFISFVHIPAVVFLGIWFILQIFNQAMNLQGAQTVAFLAHIAGFAAGALLIRVFQKYRY, via the coding sequence GTGGAGGTGGGTCCCACGATACCATTGAAGGATGATATACCGTCAAGGCGGTTTCCCATTGTTACGGTTGCCATTATTTTTTTAAATACTCTGGTTTGGATTTATGAAGTTTCTTTAGGGCCTTATATGGATCATTTAATTTATGCCTTTGGCGCCACACCTTCTGAGCTTTTCCACTATACGCTGCCAGGTCAATTGTTTATATTAACTTCAGCCATGTTCTTGCATGGGGGCTGGATGCATTTTTTAGGTAACATGTTGTATTTATGGGTTTTCGGGGACAATGTTGAGGATCGCCTGGGAAGGTTTCGCTTTCTTCTTTTCTATTTGCTTACAGGGTATATCGCCACCCTGGCGCATGTTTGGAGCGACCCCGCTTCACCGGTTCCTTTAATTGGAGCCAGTGGTGCCATTGCCGGGGTTCTGGGAGGATATTTTGTTTTATTTCCCCGGGCCAGGGTATTAACATTGCTGCCCATCTTTATTTTTATTTCCTTTGTCCATATACCGGCAGTGGTGTTCCTGGGAATCTGGTTTATTCTACAAATATTTAACCAGGCCATGAATTTGCAAGGGGCGCAGACAGTGGCCTTTTTAGCCCATATTGCCGGATTTGCTGCCGGAGCGCTGCTAATCCGGGTTTTCCAGAAGTACCGCTACTAA
- a CDS encoding N-acetyltransferase: MLIRKAKISDVEEIHKLISHYAAEGQMLARARAVLYEGIREFSVIEVDGKLVAMGALHVLWNDLAEIRALAVAPEYIRRGFGRALVETFLEEARSLEMPRVFALTYKPEFFVKCGFHNVEKDNLPQKVWMECVNCPQFPNCEESAVIIDLE; the protein is encoded by the coding sequence ATGCTCATTCGCAAAGCTAAAATATCCGATGTTGAAGAGATTCATAAACTTATTAGTCATTATGCCGCCGAAGGCCAGATGTTGGCCCGGGCCCGGGCGGTTCTTTATGAAGGAATCCGGGAATTTTCGGTGATCGAGGTTGACGGCAAGCTGGTTGCAATGGGGGCTTTGCATGTTTTATGGAATGATCTGGCTGAGATTAGAGCGCTGGCCGTAGCGCCTGAATACATTCGTCGGGGTTTTGGCCGGGCTTTGGTGGAAACCTTTCTTGAGGAGGCCAGAAGTCTGGAAATGCCCAGAGTGTTTGCCCTTACCTATAAACCGGAGTTTTTTGTCAAGTGTGGTTTCCATAACGTGGAGAAGGACAATCTGCCCCAAAAGGTTTGGATGGAATGTGTAAATTGTCCGCAATTTCCTAATTGTGAGGAAAGTGCGGTCATTATAGATCTGGAATAA
- a CDS encoding zinc ribbon domain-containing protein, producing the protein MEFIKNLGEKAKDIGGMAKDLTKRSGELLEVTKLRFEINKLQKILDNNLEAIGELSYRRFKGEEGLGEEIERLLQSTQVLEKDMENMKEQIEKLTPKAPACPKCSKELPQEANYCANCGQKVVE; encoded by the coding sequence ATGGAATTTATTAAAAACCTAGGGGAAAAAGCCAAAGACATTGGAGGAATGGCCAAAGATTTAACCAAGCGTTCCGGGGAATTGCTGGAAGTAACCAAGCTGCGTTTTGAAATCAATAAGCTACAAAAGATTCTTGACAATAATCTGGAAGCCATCGGAGAGTTATCTTACCGCCGTTTTAAGGGTGAAGAAGGGCTGGGTGAAGAAATTGAACGCCTGCTGCAAAGCACCCAGGTTTTAGAAAAAGATATGGAAAATATGAAGGAACAAATTGAAAAGCTTACGCCCAAAGCCCCTGCTTGCCCCAAATGCAGCAAGGAGCTGCCTCAGGAGGCAAATTACTGCGCCAACTGCGGCCAGAAAGTGGTGGAATAG
- a CDS encoding ACT domain-containing protein, producing the protein MRVQQISIFLENKKGRLAKVTEVLGENDINIRALSIADTTDFGILRLIVNKPQLAYQVLRENGFTVSTTDVIAVEVTDEPGGLSNILQHLDQVGINIEYLYAFVTQTASAALIVFRVEQVDEAIKVLQKNGVRIVSGEEVYQM; encoded by the coding sequence GTGCGCGTGCAGCAGATTTCCATTTTTCTGGAAAACAAGAAGGGTCGCCTGGCCAAAGTAACGGAAGTGCTTGGAGAAAACGATATTAACATTCGTGCCCTTTCCATCGCGGATACCACGGACTTTGGTATTCTTCGTCTCATTGTGAATAAACCCCAGTTGGCCTATCAGGTGTTACGGGAAAACGGGTTTACGGTAAGTACCACCGATGTGATTGCTGTGGAAGTTACGGATGAGCCGGGAGGCTTAAGCAATATCCTCCAGCACCTGGATCAGGTGGGCATCAACATTGAATATCTTTATGCTTTTGTAACCCAGACAGCCAGCGCTGCTTTAATCGTATTCCGGGTTGAGCAGGTAGACGAGGCGATCAAAGTACTTCAGAAAAACGGGGTGCGCATTGTTTCTGGAGAAGAAGTTTATCAAATGTGA
- a CDS encoding gamma-glutamyl-gamma-aminobutyrate hydrolase family protein produces the protein MLPIIGITSSYDGGSGRILLSHYYIEAVEAAGGLPLVLPCILPEDHVEQILNSIDGLLLSGGVDVDPLLFGEEPLPAMGDICPRRDRLELMLTRRALALNMPVLGICRGVQILNIAAGGKVIQDIDSTMKGALKHQQQAPRWYGTHTIRTLPGSKLATILGEEMVVNTFHHQAVGEVAEAFEVSAWALDGVVEGIESKKHRYVLGVQSHPECMWNHDPRILGLFRSFIQACK, from the coding sequence ATGCTTCCGATTATTGGTATTACCAGTTCTTACGACGGGGGATCTGGCAGGATTTTGTTGAGTCACTACTACATTGAAGCGGTGGAGGCTGCCGGCGGCTTGCCCCTGGTACTTCCCTGCATCTTGCCGGAAGATCATGTGGAGCAGATTTTAAATTCCATTGATGGCTTGCTTTTATCCGGTGGAGTGGATGTAGACCCGCTGCTTTTCGGAGAGGAGCCTTTGCCTGCCATGGGGGATATCTGTCCCCGGCGGGACCGCCTGGAACTGATGCTGACCCGCAGGGCCCTGGCTCTAAATATGCCTGTCTTGGGGATTTGCCGGGGCGTGCAAATTTTGAATATTGCCGCCGGAGGGAAGGTTATTCAGGATATTGATTCCACCATGAAAGGAGCTCTCAAACACCAACAACAGGCACCCCGGTGGTATGGCACCCATACTATTCGCACCCTGCCTGGAAGCAAACTGGCGACTATTCTGGGAGAAGAGATGGTGGTAAACACTTTTCATCACCAGGCGGTTGGTGAGGTGGCAGAGGCATTCGAAGTTAGCGCCTGGGCCCTGGATGGTGTGGTGGAAGGCATTGAAAGCAAAAAACACCGGTATGTGCTGGGAGTGCAAAGTCATCCGGAATGCATGTGGAACCATGATCCCAGGATTCTGGGGTTGTTCCGGTCTTTTATTCAGGCATGTAAATAA
- a CDS encoding amidohydrolase → MLAIINGNIFTMAGPPLKKGTLLIEGKKILKVGLEVPVPIGTEIIDASGKIVMPGLIDAHTHVGIAEEIYRIEGDDTNETTDPVTAHLRAVDAVNPADLAFQDALTGGVTTLVTGPGSANIVGGEMVTMKTHGAVVDDMVLRFPAGLKCALGENPKRVYGGGQKMPVTRMASAALLRDTLVAAQNYLDKIQHSVTHESSPPERSLKMEAVVRVLKGEVPLRVHAHRADDIMTAVRIAKEFSLELIVEHCTEGHLIAPWLASAGIKAVVGPIISNRAKVELMNRSLETALSLYQAGVPFAIMTDHPVVPIHYLSLSAALAVKGGLPEEEGLKAITIYAAKILGIDHRVGSLEPGKDADIIILDRSVLDPAHRVEQVLVEGCRVI, encoded by the coding sequence TTGTTAGCCATTATAAACGGCAATATTTTTACTATGGCAGGGCCGCCGCTGAAAAAAGGAACCCTGTTAATTGAAGGAAAGAAGATTTTAAAAGTCGGGCTGGAGGTACCGGTTCCCATCGGCACGGAAATCATTGACGCTTCCGGAAAGATTGTCATGCCGGGATTGATTGATGCCCATACTCATGTGGGGATTGCCGAAGAAATTTACCGCATTGAGGGAGACGACACCAATGAAACCACAGATCCGGTAACCGCTCATTTGAGAGCGGTCGATGCGGTCAATCCCGCTGATCTTGCTTTTCAGGACGCCCTGACCGGAGGGGTTACCACCCTGGTGACCGGTCCGGGAAGCGCCAACATTGTGGGTGGCGAGATGGTAACCATGAAAACCCACGGGGCGGTGGTGGATGATATGGTCCTCCGTTTTCCTGCGGGTCTGAAATGTGCTCTGGGGGAAAACCCCAAGCGGGTTTATGGCGGCGGTCAAAAAATGCCTGTGACCCGGATGGCCTCGGCGGCACTGTTAAGAGATACTTTGGTGGCGGCACAAAACTACCTGGATAAAATACAACACTCCGTAACCCATGAAAGCAGTCCGCCGGAACGGAGCTTAAAAATGGAAGCGGTGGTTCGGGTTCTGAAGGGTGAGGTGCCCTTAAGGGTTCACGCTCATCGGGCCGATGACATTATGACGGCGGTGCGGATTGCCAAAGAATTTAGCCTGGAATTAATTGTTGAACACTGTACAGAAGGACATTTAATTGCACCCTGGCTGGCTTCCGCCGGAATCAAGGCGGTGGTTGGCCCCATTATCAGCAACCGGGCCAAAGTGGAACTGATGAACCGGAGCCTGGAGACGGCTTTATCCTTATATCAGGCGGGAGTTCCCTTTGCCATTATGACCGATCATCCGGTTGTTCCCATTCATTACCTGAGTCTTTCTGCGGCCCTGGCGGTAAAAGGCGGTCTGCCTGAAGAAGAAGGATTGAAGGCGATCACCATTTATGCTGCCAAAATATTGGGCATCGACCACCGGGTGGGTTCTCTGGAACCCGGGAAAGACGCCGATATTATCATTCTTGACCGTTCCGTATTGGATCCTGCCCACCGGGTTGAGCAGGTACTGGTTGAAGGATGTCGGGTTATATAA
- a CDS encoding YmaF family protein, with protein sequence MSAIIPNRAPFHEHIFIGSTVLTNGHEHSFSGVTGPEILLPECSGLGHIHEIHVTHCSFLFMHSHRVKGITGPPIWLSENEHYHTLDGMTEACTADEHVHSFSGMTRSRWE encoded by the coding sequence GTGTCCGCTATTATACCCAACCGGGCGCCATTTCACGAACATATTTTTATCGGCTCCACCGTTTTAACCAATGGACATGAACATAGTTTTTCAGGAGTCACCGGGCCGGAGATTCTTTTACCGGAATGTTCCGGACTTGGCCACATTCATGAAATTCATGTAACTCACTGTTCTTTCCTGTTTATGCACAGCCACCGGGTGAAAGGAATTACCGGGCCACCCATTTGGCTATCGGAAAATGAGCACTATCATACTTTAGACGGTATGACCGAGGCTTGTACCGCCGATGAACACGTTCATTCCTTCTCGGGGATGACCCGGTCACGCTGGGAATAA
- a CDS encoding phenylacetate--CoA ligase family protein — MSTYWDAHHETMSRDQLAEIQLKRLKALVEKVYTSVPFYRQAFQEKGITPGEIHSLEDLRKLPFTTKKDLRDTYPFGLFAVPRSEIVRMHASSGTTGKPIVVGYTKKDLDNWADLVARCFVMAGGTREDVVQNAYGYGLFTGGLGIHYGAERLGATIVPISGGNTARQIMLMQDFGTTILTATPSYTLFLADEMIAQGLDPHTLPLKAGIFGAEPWSNNMRVQLEEKLGIIAHDIYGLSEVLGPGVAMECPYKNGLHIFEDHFIPEIIDPETEQPLPYGQRGELVFTTLTKEGFPVIRYRTRDISALYPEKCACGRTHIRMERITGRTDDMLIIRGVNVFPSQIESVLLEFGETEPHYLLVVDRKAAMDDLEIQVELSSSMFSDKIAGLEVLERRLRERILSVLGISAKIKLVEPKSLPRSEGKAKRIIDKREI; from the coding sequence TTGAGCACATACTGGGATGCCCATCATGAAACCATGTCCCGGGACCAGTTGGCGGAGATTCAATTAAAAAGATTAAAAGCATTGGTGGAAAAGGTTTATACTTCGGTGCCTTTTTATCGTCAGGCTTTTCAAGAAAAGGGGATTACCCCGGGGGAGATTCATTCCCTGGAGGATTTAAGAAAATTGCCCTTTACAACCAAGAAAGATTTAAGAGATACTTATCCCTTCGGCCTTTTTGCAGTGCCCCGCAGTGAAATTGTGCGGATGCATGCCTCTTCGGGTACCACCGGTAAACCCATTGTGGTGGGTTATACTAAAAAGGACCTGGATAACTGGGCCGACCTGGTGGCCCGTTGTTTTGTGATGGCCGGGGGCACCCGGGAAGATGTGGTTCAGAACGCCTATGGCTACGGTTTGTTTACCGGGGGACTGGGCATTCATTATGGGGCCGAGCGGCTGGGAGCCACCATTGTTCCCATTTCCGGCGGCAATACCGCCCGTCAGATCATGCTGATGCAGGATTTTGGCACCACCATTTTAACAGCCACCCCGTCCTACACCCTGTTCCTGGCGGATGAAATGATTGCTCAGGGACTGGACCCCCATACCCTGCCATTGAAGGCCGGCATTTTTGGTGCTGAACCCTGGTCCAACAATATGCGTGTGCAATTAGAGGAAAAGCTGGGGATCATCGCCCACGATATCTATGGTTTAAGCGAAGTGCTGGGACCCGGGGTAGCCATGGAGTGCCCCTATAAAAACGGGCTCCATATTTTCGAAGATCATTTTATTCCGGAAATCATTGATCCGGAGACAGAGCAACCGCTACCTTACGGCCAAAGGGGTGAACTGGTCTTTACCACCTTAACCAAAGAGGGTTTCCCTGTCATCCGTTACCGTACCAGGGACATTTCCGCTTTATATCCTGAGAAATGCGCCTGCGGACGCACTCATATCCGCATGGAGAGAATTACCGGACGTACCGACGATATGCTCATTATCCGGGGTGTGAATGTATTCCCGTCCCAAATTGAAAGCGTATTGCTGGAGTTCGGGGAAACCGAACCTCATTACCTGCTGGTGGTGGACCGGAAGGCTGCCATGGATGATCTGGAGATCCAAGTTGAATTATCCAGTTCCATGTTTTCGGATAAAATCGCCGGCCTGGAGGTTCTGGAAAGAAGGCTCAGAGAGCGAATTCTAAGTGTTCTAGGAATTTCTGCTAAGATCAAGCTGGTGGAACCGAAATCTTTACCACGCAGTGAAGGGAAAGCGAAACGAATTATTGATAAGAGGGAAATATAA